Sequence from the Pedobacter sp. D749 genome:
GCGTTGGCTAAAACCACTTTCGTACTCAATGGAGTGAAATACACCCGGGAATATTTAACTAGTTTTGATGATGACGTGGACGTAATTAAACTAACGGCATCTAAACCAGGGCAGCTAAATTTTGATATCGAAATTTCTCGTCCCGAGCGGGCAGAAATAACAGCAGCCAATGGTGAGTTAGTGATGAGCGGACAACTGGATAATGGCATTGATGGAAAAGGAATGAAATATTTAACCCGGGTGAATGCGTTATTAACAGGTGGAACGCAGGAACTCAAAAATAATAAAATCATTGTCAAGGGTGCAACCAGTGTAATTGTTTATTTGGCTGCGGGTACGGATTTTATGAACCCGGGATTTAAAGAAAAAATAAGTAGAGACTTAAAATCTGCTAAGAGCAAAACTTACGATACTCAATTGCGTAATCATGTGCGCAACTATCAGAAAAAGTTTAACCGTCTAAATTTACAGATTGGTAATCGTAATCAGGATAATATTCCAACGGATGAACGCCTGGTTAATTATAATAAAAATCCAAAAGCTGATGTAGGTTTCCCGGTACTCTTTTACCAGTTTGGCCGATATTTAAGTATCAGCAGTACCCGGGTTGGCTTATTGCCGCCAAATTTGCAAGGTCTGTGGGCCAACCAAATCCATACTCCATGGAATGGAGATTACCATTTGGATGTGAATATTCAAATGAACCAATGGCCTGTGGAAGTTAGTAATTTGTCAGAATTAAACTTGCCGCTGGCCGATTTAGTTGGCCGAATGGTTAAAAACGGCGAAAGAACTGCAAAAGCTTATTACAATTCCAAAGGCTGGATCGCGCATGTGATTACCAACGTGTGGGGCTTTACTGAGCCCGGCGAGAGCGCATCCTGGGGCGCTTCCAATGCAGGTTCAGGCTGGTTATGTAATAACCTTTGGGATCATTATGCATTTAGCACCGATAAGGATTATTTAAAAAAGATATATCCAATATTAAAAGGTTCTGCAGCGTTTTATGCTGATGCATTAATTAAAGATCCGGAAACGGGTTGGCTGGTTACGGCACCATCTGTTTCTCCGGAAAACAGTTTTTATCTTCCTAATGGAAAAACGGCCAGTATTTCTATGGGTCCCACAATTGACAATCAAATTGTTAGAGAATTATTTACCAATGTGATTGAGGCAGCTAAAACTTTAGGTATTGATCAGGCATTTAGCAATTTTTTGGCTGAAAAGCTTAAATCAGTTCCACCTGCGGGAAATATTAGCGCAGATGGAAGAGTGATGGAGTGGATTAGAGATTATAAAGAAACTGAACCCCAACACCGGCACATTTCGCATTTATATGGGCTTTACCCAGCCTCATTAATTACGCCAATTAAAACACCAGAATTGGCTGAAGCAGCGAAGAAAACTTTGGAGATTCGTGGCGATGATGGTCCGAGTTGGTCTATCGCTTATAAATTATTATTTTGGGCCAGGTTACATGATGGCGAACGATCTGGGAAATTGCTTCACGAGTTGATGAAGCCAACTGTTAAAACGGATATTAATTATGGTGCAGGTGGTGGCATTTATCCAAACTTATTATCGGCAGGTCCGCCTTTCCAAATTGATGGTAATTTTGGTGGTGCAGCAGGTATCGCCGAAATGCTTATCCAAAGTCACGATGGATTTATCGATCTATTACCATCGACACCTCAGGAGTGGAAAGTATCGGGGAAAATAAATGGTGTTAGAGCCCGCGGGAACCTCACTGTGGATTTTGAATGGAACGATGGAAAAGTGATTGCGTATAAAATATATAGCCCTACATCAAAAAAAATAAAGTTACGCGTTAATGGAAAAATTATTGAAGTAAGTAGCCAAAAACCTAAAACTACATGAAGTTTGTAAACCATATCATATCGACATCCATTTTTGTCGGAATGTTTCTTATTCATTCATCAATTTTTGCTCAAAAAATCAATTTTGGGAAGAAATCTTATATCAATTATAACGGTGCTAAAGGTACTTTCGATGTTTGTATCAATGGAGAGCAGGTGCTGCAAAATGCCTACTCTGAAGTTTTAGTTAACGAACGATTAATACGCTCTAACGAATTTAAGAATCGCAAGGTTACAAGCACTCATTTCAAAAATAAAATTGGAAGCGGCGAACACTATGTTTTTACTACTAAAGGTAAGGAAGGAATCAGTTTGGTTCAGAATATTTATACCTACAGTGGCAAAAATTTTTTCACCATTAATGTATCGGTGTCGGGTGCCAATTTAAAAACAAACCAAATGGCTCCTTTAAAAGGAGAATTGGTTGGTCAAAGTGATTTTACATCTTTCAGAAATTTATTTGTCCCATTCGATAATGATGCTTTCATCAGTTATGAAGCAAACCTTGTAGCACCAAAAAAGGAAAATGTAAGTTCAGAAATAACTGCAGTTTATGACAACATAAGCCGGAATGGGTTTGTTATCGGCACATTAAATCATGATGAATGGAAAACAGGCATTGAAACGAAACTTATTGACCAAAAAACTTTGGGTTTAGCTACAAGTTGTGGCTTCACCAGTTATGACATCACCCGGGATCAAATAAAACATGGCTATCTTTCAGGCAAATCAATCACTTCATCAAACATTTTTTTTGGCTATTATAACGATTGGCGCAATGGAATGGAGGGTTACGCTAAATCTGTTAAGGCTTCCGAACCCCCGATGATTGCCAGCTGGCATGGACCCACGCCGGTGGGCTGGAATAGCTGGGGTGTAATGCAGGAAAAATTATCCTACGAAAAGGCCGTCGAAGTTGTAGATTTTTTTGCTGAAAACCTTAAAAGCTTCCGGATGGGTAATGTTGCCTATATCGACCTGGATTCGTACTGGGATAACATGCTCCAAGGAAATGATTATTCGGTACTAAAAAAGTTCGCTGATTATTGCAAAAGCAAAGGTTTAAAGCCAGGCATCTATTGGGCTCCTTTTACCGATTGGGGTTACAAGGGGGGCGCTAAAAGAAAAGCTCCAGGCAGCGATTTTACCTTTGGAGAAATGTGGACACATGTAAATAATGGTTTCCATGATTTTGATGGAGCGCGAGCACTTGATCCCACTCATCCAGGTACGCAAAAAAGAATTCAATTTGTAATCTCGAATCTAAAATCTTGTGGGTTTGAAATGATTAAAATCGATTTTCTCGGTCATGCTGCAGTAGAATCTTCAAAGTTTTATGATTCAAAAATCACTACCGGAATGCAGGCATACCGGATCGGCATGGAATATTTGTTAAAATGTCTGGATAATAAGATGCTGGTTTATGCAGCAATATCGCCAAGTTTAGCATCTGCAAGATACGTACAGGTGAGGCGCATAGCCTGCGATGCTTTTAAAACTATTAAGGATACCGAATACACTTTAAACAGTGTTACGAATGGCTGGTGGCAAACCTATCTGTATAACTATATTGATGCTGATCATGTTGTTTTCGGTAGTGAAAATGAGGCCGCAAATGTATCCCGGACTTTATCTGCAATCGTAACAGGCACACTAATAGTAGGCGATGATTTTTCAGTTGATGGACTCTGGAAAGCCAGGGCCGAAACTGTTTTCCAAAACCAGGATTTACTGAAAATAATCGCCGATGGAAAAGCCTTTAAACCCGTTGATGGAGATAAAGGAAAAGGTGCTTCGGGTCAATTCATAAAAGAACAGGGGAACATCAGGTATCTGGCACTTTTTAATTATAAAAATAAAGACACTTCGGCAATAATAGATTTTTCGAGGCTGGGTATAAATGTTAATTCTATTGCCATGATAGAGGATATAATTGACCATCAAGTCGTTTTACCAAAAGATTACCAATTAAAAGAACTTCGTCCGGAACAGGCAACCATGCTTAAAATAACCTTGAAATAATTAAATTGTACCAAATGAAATTCAAACAGATACATAAGGTCAAAAGTCAGCTCCTGTTAGCCGGTTTATTAGGCATTTCTCAACTCGTTAAAGCCCAGGAAATTATTGCGATAGAAACTGCTCATCATGCTATGGTGCTTCAAGCTGTAAAAGGCAAAGATGTAAATACAATTTACTTCGGTCAGAAATTGCATTCGGCTGCCGAATATGCGCAGGTTAATGCTACATACAAACAAACCAGTGAATATACCGGTCAGCTTAATTCCGCGTACACGCCATCAGGTTCCCGTAACCTGGTTGAACCTGCTATTAGTGTAACCCATGCAGACGGGAATAAAAGCCTGAATTTAAATTTTGTTCAGCAACAGGTAGAAAACATCACTACCAATGTGCGTTTAACAACGATAACCCTGAGCGATCCGGTTTACAATTTTACGGTTAAGTTATTTTATAAAAGTTTTTATAATGAAGATGTCATTGAGCAATGGACAGAAATCAGCCATAAAGAAAAGAGCGCTGTTACATTAGAAAAGTTTGCTTCTGCGAATTTAATTTTAAAAGGTAAAAACTTCTATTTAAGGCAATACCATGGTGATTGGGCAAAGGAGATGCAGCCCGAAGAAAGCAGGATTACACATGGAATCAAAACATTGGATAGCAAATTAGGTACACGGGCAAATTTGTTTCAGCCCTCTGTTTTTATGGTCTCGCTTAATGCGCCAGCAACTGAAACGTGGGGTGAGGTATTGTATGGAGCAATGGAGTGGAGTGGCAATTTTCGTGTTGATTTAGAATTGGATTATCAGGATAACCTGCGCATTATTGCCGGTATAAATAATTATGCATCAAACTTTAAGCTTAAACCCAACGAACGTTTTACCACGCCGAAATTTTTGTACACGTTTTCTAATCAGGGTAAGGGTGATGCCAGTCGCAAACTACAAAACTGGGCCCGGACCTATCAACTCCTTGATGGTAAAGGCGATCGTTTGACGCTGCTGAATAACTGGGAAGCCACTTATTTTGATTTCAATGAGCAAAAACTCGCAGGGTTGTTAAAAGATACAAAGAAGCTGGGCGTAGATATGTTTTTGCTGGATGATGGTTGGTTCGCCAATAAATACCCACGTAATGACGACCATGCAGGTTTAGGTGACTGGCAGGAAAATAAACAGAAATTACCAAATGGAATTAGTTCACTTGTAAAAGAAGCGGATATAAATAATGTAAAATTTGGCATCTGGATAGAACCGGAAATGGTGAATCCAAAAAGCGAGCTATATGAAAAACATCCCGATTGGGTGGTGAAGCAGCCCAAAAGAGATGAATATTATTTCCGTAATCAACTGGTGTTGGATTTATCCAATCCAAAAGTGCAGGATTTTGTATTTAGTGTGGTTGATGATCTTTTCACTAAAAATCCATCCCTGGCCTATATTAAATGGGATTGTAATGCGGTAATTTATAACGCTTATTCTTCACATCTAAAAGATCAGGCAGCTTTTTACATCGAATACGTTCAGGGTTTATACAAGGTTTTAGAAAAAATCAGGGCAAAATATCCAAAAGTGCCGATGATGCTTTGCTCAGGTGGAGGCGGCAGGGTAGATTACGCCGCCCTTAAATATTTTACTGAGTTCTGGCCCAGCGATAATACGGATCCCCTCGAGCGTATTTTCATCCAATGGGAATACTCCTATTTTTATCCAGCCATTGCCAGTTCAAACCATGTAACCGACTGGGGTAAGCAACCCATTAAGTTCCGTACAGATGTGGCTATGATGGGAAAATTGGGTTTTGATATTGTGGTTAGTAAACTACCAGAAAATGATTTGAAGTTTTGCCAGCTCGCAATTAAAAATTATAATGAATTGAAGCAGGTGATTTGGAAGGGATCGCAATATCGCCTCGCAAATCCTTCAGAGGGTAGCGTAGCCTCTATGTTGTACGTAAGCGAGGACCAGTCTGCTGCGGTCAGTTTCAATTATCTGGTCAACAGCCGATACGACGAGGGCAGCAAATTGCCCATCAGGATGCAGGGGCTTAGCAGTGATAAAAAGTACCGTCTAACGGAAATTAATTTATATCCGGGAACAACATCGTCCATAGATTCTGCCGCCACCTACAGTGGTGATTTCCTAATGAAAGTGGGTTTTAATCCAAATGTCAAATCAGATCGCAGCAGTGTGGTAATCAAAATTGAAGAATTAAAGTAATGAAAAACAAGAACTTTATTTTAGCATTTTTGCTCATTTTCTGCTTCACTTACGCAGATGCAAAAATTACCTTACCTGCCTTTTTTAGCTCTAATATGTTGCTACAGCAAAATGCAGAAGTGATCATGGAAGGTAAGGCCAAACCACGTAATCAAATTATATTAGCCTGCTCGTGGAATAAAAACAATAAATATGCGGTGTGGACAGATGATGCCGGAAAATTCAAGATTAGGATAAAAACGCCTAAATATGGCGGACCCTATGTGATGGTAATATCAGGAGAGGGTACGGCAATAAAATTTGATAACATAATGGTTGGTGATGTGTGGCTTTGCTCTGGTCAGTCAAACATGGAAATGCCGTTGGCAGGCTGGGGTAAAATTAATAATTTTAAAACTGAAATAGAAGAGGCAAATTACCCCAATATCAGGTTGTTACAAGTCAATCATGCCACGAGTAATTTACCATCAGATGCAGTGAGCGTTCAGAATGGGGGATGGAACGTTTGTTCTCCGGCCAATATTCCCGAGTTTTCAGCAACAGCTTACTTTTTTGCCAGAGAAGTTTACAAAAAGACAGGCATTCCGATAGGCTTGATTCATAGTTCATGGGGCGGTACTGTAGCTGAAGCGTGGACGAGTGCGGAAACAATCTCAAAAATTTCTGATTTCAAAACTGCACTTGAACTCGTTCAACAATCTAATGACAAAGAGGCGTACGCAAAACAACTGTCGGTTTGGAAAAATGAATTGAATTTACAGGATAAAGGTCTCAAGTCCGGGGTAGCAGTTTGGGCAAATAAAAATCTTAATGATGCGAACTGGAAAGAAATGGATTTGCCCGGTTTTTTTGACTTAACCGAAAAGCCTAATTTTGATGGTATAATTTGGTTTAGAAAAAAAATAACAATTCCACAAGGATGGAGAGACAGAGATTTAATCCTGAACTTAGGGGCAATTGATGATAATGATATCACCTATTTTGATGGACAAGAAATTGGAGCGACGGAAGGATATGATCGCCAGCGTAAATACGTAGTGCCTAAAAAATATGTTTTGCCCGGCGACCATTTCATTACTGTACGTGTCTTTGATGGCGGCGGGGGCGGGGGAATTTATGGAAATCCGGCAAACTTTTTTTTGCAGTCTGCGGATCAGAAACAAAATCTTGCCGGTAAGTGGAAGTATACTATTGGTGTTGATTTGAAAGACTTTAAACCTATGCCCCAGGATAACTCGGGTCCAAACAGGCTAACAGTGTTATACAATGCGATGATTCATCCTTTCATATCCCTTCCCATTAAAGGTGTCATCTGGTATCAGGGAGAGGCCAATGCTGGTAGGGCCGAGCAATATAGGACACTTTTTCCTGCATTGATTCAGGACTGGAGAACTAAATTTAATAATCCAAAACTACCATTTTATTATGTTCAGTTAGCAAATTATGCCAGGGGAGAGGGCGATGCATTCTCATGGCCCTTGTTGCGTGAAGCCCAGTTGAAAACGTTAAAGCTGCCGTATACAGCCATGGCCGTTACAATTGATATTGGAGACGAATTGGATATCCATCCTAAAAATAAACAGGACGTTGGAAAAAGATTGGCATTGATCGCTTTGGCAAAAAACTACAATGATTCAGGTGAATATTCCGGACCAGTTTACGAATCCTTTTCCACAAAAAATGACTTAATCGAGTTACATTTTAAATTCAACAAAGGAATGAAACCAAAGGCTGGTAACCTCTCAGGTTTTTCGGTTGCTGGAGAAGATCGGGTATTTTACCCGACTGTAGCATTTACGAAAAATGGTTCAGTTTTTTTGAAGAGTAATTCGGTTCTTAAACCAGTGGCAGCAAGATATAACTGGGCAAATGATCCTAAAGGAAACTTGACAAATACAACTGAACTCCCGGCAAGTCCTTTCAGAACAGATAGCTGGTAGCTACAAATAGCACAAGCTCAGCATTCAAGGGTAGAATTGTAAATAAGAGAAGTTGCCGAACTTAGCATGGTAATATGATAAGCTGATATTTAATTTAAACTCAAAGCTTCGCTGTGAAGAAAAATTATTCAAGACCTTGAATAATTTTTCCTTCTTAAAGATAGAGCCAATAAAGGTGTTTTTTGGGTTCGAGCCCTTTAAGGGCACCCTGATGGTGTTCGTATAGTAAACTGTCGATTGTCTTCTATTTTTGATGTTTAATTAGTTGTCAATCTGATATATAATTTAGGGGGCTGGATATCTTATCGGTTCGATGTTTACCTATATTGTTATAGTCATTTTGCTAAACTAATTCGATCTTTATTTTAAATCATATTTTTAGTTGTGGTAACTAATTTTTTAGCTGATATTTGAAATTAAATAAAATAGGCTATGGATATCAAAGATTTAACCAGAGTTGAAAGCCAATTAATGCAGGTGCTCTGGGCATTGGAAAAAGCATTCGTAAAGGAAATTATATGTGAACTCCCAGATCCAAAACCTGCATACAGCACTGTTTCAACCATTATCAGGATTTTAGAGAGCAAGGGCGTAATTGGTTATGAAGCTTTCGGTAAAACCCATCGCTACTTTCCCTTAGTTAGCAAAGAAGAATATATGCGTCATGAGGCAGATAAGTTTTTAGGCAGCTATTTTTCTAATTCTGTACAAGATATGTTCTCTTTTTTTGTTAAGGAAAAGAAAATCGATATGAAAGACGCCGAAAAGTTACTTAAAATGATAGATCAAATAAAAGGTTAATCATGGTACTTGAATATTACTTTCTCTGGTCTAGCATTTCGTTGGTTTTATTTTATCTCTTTTATATCCTATTGCTTAAGAGAGAAACTTTTTTTGCTTTTAACAGGGTTTACCTGCTTGTTGCGCTTTGCTTATCAATGCTAATGCCCTTCCTGGATCTGTCCTGGTTAATCGTGTTGCCAAAGGTCGAAATTGTAACCAACACACTTGCGGTTGTTGGGGTAGCGAAATTAGGAAATGACATCGGGAAAGAATTTAACTGGGTAACCTTTGTGTATTGGGGTGGAGTTGTGCTTGGTGCAACACGATTATTCATCAAAATAGCGGGTGTAAAAAAACAGATAACGCTGCCCAAGGATGGCGATGCATTTTCTTTTTGGAAAACAAAGGTGATAGACCGAAAGCTTTCTGACCTGGCCGTGATTAATGCACATGAAAATATACACGTTAAACAGTTGCATACATTTGATATTCTGCTGGTTGAAATATTAAGTGTATTTTTTTGGTTCAATCCCGTTGTGTATGCCTGTCGTAAAAGCCTGAAGTTGATTCACGAATATTTGGCAGATGAATATGCGTGTAACTTTACAGCAAGCAAAAAGCAATATGCGATGTTGCTGTTTCTACAGAACCTGAATGCGGGGCCTGTATTGGCAAATCGTTTCTATAATACCTCCTTGCTCGAATCGAGAATAAAGATGTTGCAACGGAAAAAATCTAGCCGCTACAGGTTATGGAAGTATATTTTATGCTTGCCTTTAATTACGCTTTTGTGCGCCTTTAATGGCTCTGGTTTTACTGGTAATAATCATAGAGTGGATCAGGCAGCAAGTTTCCCTGGTGGATTTGATGCTTTCAGTAAATATTTGATAGGTACCGCAAGAAAAGTTTCCAATAAAAGTGGAAAGGTGATTGTGAGTTTTGTTGTGGAAACCAACGGGGAAATTAGCAATGAAAAAGTTGAAAAAAGTTTAGATCAGGCAAGTGATCAAGAAGCGTTAAGGGTTATTAAATCTAGCCAAAAATGGAAACCTGCATTGGAAAATGGAGAAAAAGCACGTTCAGCTTATCAAATTTCGATAAATTTTTAAGCTGATAATCAGATAGATATATTATAATTTAATTGTTTAGTTGTTATAGCTAATGTATTAGTTGTATTACTAATTTATTAGTTATACGTTTGGATTATTCAAATTAATCCAAACGTTATGCTTTTTATTTTACTTAAATCCACCCGCTCTAATTATGTTTTAGTTTTCATTTTATTTTTCAGCACCATGGCTGTTAATGCGCAACAAAAGTTGGGTAGGGTTACTGGTAAAGTGGTGGATGAAAAGCTTGCTGAACTCCCATTTGTACAAATCCTTTTAAAAAGGAGCGCAGACTCTAGCACTGTTAAAGCTATAATTGCTGATGACAAGGGAAATTTCAGTTTCGAAATTCCTGATGGCAAATATTTGATCGAGCTGAGAATGATGGGATACACCGCAGGTTATTCGAAAGTTTTCGATATTGCTCATGCACAGTCTGAATCGCTTGGCACCATCCAGCTTAAACCAGCTGCGAAACAACTGGCTGCCATAAACATATCAGCACCGCTTCCATTTGTCGAACGGAGGGCTGATAAGTTAATAGTGAATCTCAATGGGCTGGGCTCAGGGGCGCCGATAATGGAGGTAATGAACCAATTACCCGGCGTGAGCATTACGCCAGATGACCGGATCACTCTGAACGGTAAATCGGTTCAGATCTACATTGATGGTAAGGCCACTACACTTTCATCAGAGGCATTGGCTGGTATGTTGAAAGGGATTTCTTCGTCTGCTATCCAAAAGGTTGAACTCATTGCCCAGCCATCTGCAAAATATGACGCTGCCGGGAACGGTGCGATTATCAACATTATTCATAAACGTAATTATAAAGCCGGGCTGAATGGAAATGTTTATTTAGGAGGAGGGAAAGGTACATTTGGAAAAGCGAATGGGGGCCTTAACCTTAACTATAAAGGGAAAGTATATAACCTGCTGCTTAATTTGGATTATAATTACAACAAATATTTCTACGATAGTTACATTGCTTCCACTTTTTTCGATTCCAATGGAATAGCCTTAAGTCAATCAACTACTGATATCAAAAGCACCAGAACCAATGCGAATTACACGCCAAATTTAGGAATGGATTTTTATCTTTCGAAGCGCACTACACTGTCTGCTTCGGTTAAACCTGGATTTCAGACCTTTGGTCGCAATAACACTGCTAACATCGATAATGGTATTGCACAATCGCAGTTTATTAATCTGGTTAATATTCGTGCAACCAATTTCTCATCCGGACTTCGTCTACAGCATCAAATAGATAGCTTGGGAAGAGATTTGACGATTGATTTAGATTATTACCGTTATGGAAATTATAATGATCAGGATAACCGAACCATCAATTTAAATTCCTTCTCAGATTTTCCCAGTTTAGTAGCTCAAGATCGTTTGTTCAATGTTTATGCTTTCAAAATGGATTATACACATCCTTTGGGTAAAGGCCATCAACTGGAAATGGGTATGAAAACGAGTTATGTTAATGCTATAAATTCTAACTTTTATCAGGATTCCAATGCTCAGCAAACCAATTTATTTGATTACAAAGAAAGTATTTCAGCACTTTATTTAACTTATGCTCGCACTGGTGAGAAATTTTCCTATCAGTTAGGTATAAGGGGCGAATACACTAATGGACAAGGTGAACAGGAGTTTGGAAAAGAACGATTTACCAGGAGCTATTTCCAGCCATTTCCGTCTGTACATCTTGACTATAAGTTTACCAAAAATCATAGCCTTAGCTTAGAGATGAACAAAAGGGTAGAACGCCCTGGCTACGAAAGCCTAAATCCGCTGGTACGAATTATTAGTAGCAACAACCTGCAGCAGGGAAACCCTGCACTGAAACCTTTGGTTGCCTATAATGCCGATTTGTGGTATGGTTATAAAAATGCATTTTTCTTTGGATTAACTTATAGTCACAGCATAGATGATTTTACCAGTATCTCCGTTCCTTTGGCAGATGGCATAATATCAACACTCCCTGGAAATGCAGATTATGGGGATTACTTTACCCTTCAGGCAATGTATGGCAAACAGGTATTGCCATGGTGGTATACCAGTTCGAATGCCATTTTATCCAAACGTTCATTTAAAGGCGAATTTAACCGGGTTTTGCTAGAGAGCGACGGAATAGCCAGTCTTTCTGCAACTTCCTATAACAGTTTCTCGCTGAGCAAGAATTTCTCTGTGATGTTTCTTTTCAATTATCGTGGCAAAAGTGTAGATCGAACAATCACTAACCGGGCTTTTACTTATGTTACGGCAGGTATTCGCCAGCAGCTGTTAAATAAAAGAGCATCTATTCAGCTAAATGCAATGGACATTTTTAAATCATACCGTAATGAGTATAACCAGAATAGTGGTACCCTGCAGCAGTTGTGGCGAAACCAGTTTGAAACCAGGATGGTGAAGCTGAATTTTAGTTACAGCTTTGGAGGTATGGTGAAAAATACCAAGAAGAGCAATGGTACAGAAGAGGAACGAAAACGAAGTGCTTTGAGTGAGAACTAAGGAATAATAATCTCTATCAATCCTTTAAAAGCTAATTAAGTCATCAATCCAATTTTTAGAAAGCGGACAAACGGGTTAAGGTTCATTTGGGATTGTTCGATTATTTTGAGTTCTTCAAAATTTTAGAAAAACCGCCTGTTTCAATCAATTAGCCCATAAAAATGGTTCGAATTACGCACCGCCACTGACCTCAGCGTTGTGAAAGCAATCTGAAAACACTGCTTTTTATTTAAGTGTTTGTTTTAGGTTATCAATAGGAGCTTCTGTTTAAGATGATAGTGCGATTATAAGCTATTACCCATTTAATGCAAGTTGATTGGGAGAAACTCCGTATTTCTTTTTAAAAATGAAAGAAAAATGGGAAAGATCTTCAAAACCTACTTCAAGGTAGATCTCGGTTGGTTTTTTCTTTTTTTCTGCCAGGTAATAATAAGCTAGTTCCAGCCTTTTGTCCGTCAGCCACTTTTGGGGAGTGGTTTGGAACAGTTTTTTGAAGTCCCTGTTGAAGGTAGACAAGCTTCGTCCGGTCAGGTAGCCCAATTTTTCCAGTGACATATTGAACATAAAATTACGCTGCATAAAATCAATCAGGTCGATCTTGCCTGGAACATCAAAGTTAGCAAGGACACTATCCACGCTGGGGTCGATCAGCCTTAGGATGTTGATCGCTTCTTCAATTTTTAGCGTGGCCAGGCTTTCCGGAAATTCACTTTCCACATCAAAATAGGGGATTAGTGATGCCAGGCAGCTTTCCAGTAGCGGGTGGTTACTGAAGTGGTAAATTTTCTGCCGGGGCTGTGTTTTCTTTTTATGTTCGGTTTTTTCATAGAACTTCTTCAGCCTTTCAGTAGACAAGTGCATCACCACGGTTTTA
This genomic interval carries:
- a CDS encoding glycoside hydrolase N-terminal domain-containing protein — its product is MRNQFLLLLSFFSFFIENAFAQQNLKLWYNKPAKRWEETIPLGNGRLGMMPDGGIMKENIVLNDITLWSGAPQDANNYEAHKSLSEIRKLILEGKNDLAQDLVNKNFICKGEGSGGTNYGCFQVLGNLSFNFSYPKQTDADTKATAYHRELSLNNALAKTTFVLNGVKYTREYLTSFDDDVDVIKLTASKPGQLNFDIEISRPERAEITAANGELVMSGQLDNGIDGKGMKYLTRVNALLTGGTQELKNNKIIVKGATSVIVYLAAGTDFMNPGFKEKISRDLKSAKSKTYDTQLRNHVRNYQKKFNRLNLQIGNRNQDNIPTDERLVNYNKNPKADVGFPVLFYQFGRYLSISSTRVGLLPPNLQGLWANQIHTPWNGDYHLDVNIQMNQWPVEVSNLSELNLPLADLVGRMVKNGERTAKAYYNSKGWIAHVITNVWGFTEPGESASWGASNAGSGWLCNNLWDHYAFSTDKDYLKKIYPILKGSAAFYADALIKDPETGWLVTAPSVSPENSFYLPNGKTASISMGPTIDNQIVRELFTNVIEAAKTLGIDQAFSNFLAEKLKSVPPAGNISADGRVMEWIRDYKETEPQHRHISHLYGLYPASLITPIKTPELAEAAKKTLEIRGDDGPSWSIAYKLLFWARLHDGERSGKLLHELMKPTVKTDINYGAGGGIYPNLLSAGPPFQIDGNFGGAAGIAEMLIQSHDGFIDLLPSTPQEWKVSGKINGVRARGNLTVDFEWNDGKVIAYKIYSPTSKKIKLRVNGKIIEVSSQKPKTT
- a CDS encoding alpha-galactosidase yields the protein MKFVNHIISTSIFVGMFLIHSSIFAQKINFGKKSYINYNGAKGTFDVCINGEQVLQNAYSEVLVNERLIRSNEFKNRKVTSTHFKNKIGSGEHYVFTTKGKEGISLVQNIYTYSGKNFFTINVSVSGANLKTNQMAPLKGELVGQSDFTSFRNLFVPFDNDAFISYEANLVAPKKENVSSEITAVYDNISRNGFVIGTLNHDEWKTGIETKLIDQKTLGLATSCGFTSYDITRDQIKHGYLSGKSITSSNIFFGYYNDWRNGMEGYAKSVKASEPPMIASWHGPTPVGWNSWGVMQEKLSYEKAVEVVDFFAENLKSFRMGNVAYIDLDSYWDNMLQGNDYSVLKKFADYCKSKGLKPGIYWAPFTDWGYKGGAKRKAPGSDFTFGEMWTHVNNGFHDFDGARALDPTHPGTQKRIQFVISNLKSCGFEMIKIDFLGHAAVESSKFYDSKITTGMQAYRIGMEYLLKCLDNKMLVYAAISPSLASARYVQVRRIACDAFKTIKDTEYTLNSVTNGWWQTYLYNYIDADHVVFGSENEAANVSRTLSAIVTGTLIVGDDFSVDGLWKARAETVFQNQDLLKIIADGKAFKPVDGDKGKGASGQFIKEQGNIRYLALFNYKNKDTSAIIDFSRLGINVNSIAMIEDIIDHQVVLPKDYQLKELRPEQATMLKITLK
- a CDS encoding alpha-galactosidase; translation: MKFKQIHKVKSQLLLAGLLGISQLVKAQEIIAIETAHHAMVLQAVKGKDVNTIYFGQKLHSAAEYAQVNATYKQTSEYTGQLNSAYTPSGSRNLVEPAISVTHADGNKSLNLNFVQQQVENITTNVRLTTITLSDPVYNFTVKLFYKSFYNEDVIEQWTEISHKEKSAVTLEKFASANLILKGKNFYLRQYHGDWAKEMQPEESRITHGIKTLDSKLGTRANLFQPSVFMVSLNAPATETWGEVLYGAMEWSGNFRVDLELDYQDNLRIIAGINNYASNFKLKPNERFTTPKFLYTFSNQGKGDASRKLQNWARTYQLLDGKGDRLTLLNNWEATYFDFNEQKLAGLLKDTKKLGVDMFLLDDGWFANKYPRNDDHAGLGDWQENKQKLPNGISSLVKEADINNVKFGIWIEPEMVNPKSELYEKHPDWVVKQPKRDEYYFRNQLVLDLSNPKVQDFVFSVVDDLFTKNPSLAYIKWDCNAVIYNAYSSHLKDQAAFYIEYVQGLYKVLEKIRAKYPKVPMMLCSGGGGRVDYAALKYFTEFWPSDNTDPLERIFIQWEYSYFYPAIASSNHVTDWGKQPIKFRTDVAMMGKLGFDIVVSKLPENDLKFCQLAIKNYNELKQVIWKGSQYRLANPSEGSVASMLYVSEDQSAAVSFNYLVNSRYDEGSKLPIRMQGLSSDKKYRLTEINLYPGTTSSIDSAATYSGDFLMKVGFNPNVKSDRSSVVIKIEELK